A region from the Arachis ipaensis cultivar K30076 chromosome B01, Araip1.1, whole genome shotgun sequence genome encodes:
- the LOC107627794 gene encoding adenylyl-sulfate kinase, chloroplastic isoform X3 has translation MKTELLFQVSNVGNSTNILWHDCPIQKRDRQQLLQQRGCVIWLTGLSGSGKSTLACALSRSLHARGKLTYILDGDNVRHGLNRDLSFRAEDRSENIRRIGEVAKLFADAGLICITSLISPYQKDRDACRALVPEGDFIEVFIDVPLHVCEARDPKGLYKLARAGKIKGFTGIDDPYEPPSSCEIVLQQQQGNGFKSPCEMAEIVISYLEEKGYLRA, from the exons ATGAAAACAGAGCTTCTTTTTCAG GTGTCAAATGTCGGAAATTCAACAAACATTTTGTGGCATGACTGTCCAATTCAGAAACGTGATAGACAGCAGCTGCTGCAGCAAAGAGGTTGTGTTATTTGGTTAACAGGTCTCAGCGGCTCAG GAAAAAGCACTCTTGCATGTGCATTGAGTAGAAGCCTGCACGCTCGAGGCAAACTAACTTATATCCTTGATGGTGACAATGTTCGACATGGTCTAAACCGTGATCTTAGTTTTAGGGCAGAAGATCGTTCAGAAAATATACGAAGGATTG GTGAGGTAGCAAAACTATTTGCTGATGCTGGTCTTATTTGCATCACGAGTTTAATTTCGCCCTACCAAAAGGATAGAGATGCATGCAGAGCACTAGTTCCAGAAGGTGATTTTATTGAG GTTTTCATAGATGTGCCTCTGCATGTGTGTGAAGCTAGGGACCCAAAGGGGCTCTATAAACTTGCTCGAGCTGGAAAGATTAAAG GTTTCACTGGTATTGACGATCCATATGAACCACCAAGTAGTTGTGAG ATTGTATTACAACAGCAGCAAGGAAATGGTTTTAAGTCTCCTTGCGAGATGGCAGAAATAGTGATATCATACTTGGAGGAAAAAGGATACCTTAGGGCCTAA
- the LOC107627794 gene encoding adenylyl-sulfate kinase, chloroplastic isoform X4, whose translation MVSNVGNSTNILWHDCPIQKRDRQQLLQQRGCVIWLTGLSGSGKSTLACALSRSLHARGKLTYILDGDNVRHGLNRDLSFRAEDRSENIRRIGEVAKLFADAGLICITSLISPYQKDRDACRALVPEGDFIEVFIDVPLHVCEARDPKGLYKLARAGKIKGFTGIDDPYEPPSSCEIVLQQQQGNGFKSPCEMAEIVISYLEEKGYLRA comes from the exons ATG GTGTCAAATGTCGGAAATTCAACAAACATTTTGTGGCATGACTGTCCAATTCAGAAACGTGATAGACAGCAGCTGCTGCAGCAAAGAGGTTGTGTTATTTGGTTAACAGGTCTCAGCGGCTCAG GAAAAAGCACTCTTGCATGTGCATTGAGTAGAAGCCTGCACGCTCGAGGCAAACTAACTTATATCCTTGATGGTGACAATGTTCGACATGGTCTAAACCGTGATCTTAGTTTTAGGGCAGAAGATCGTTCAGAAAATATACGAAGGATTG GTGAGGTAGCAAAACTATTTGCTGATGCTGGTCTTATTTGCATCACGAGTTTAATTTCGCCCTACCAAAAGGATAGAGATGCATGCAGAGCACTAGTTCCAGAAGGTGATTTTATTGAG GTTTTCATAGATGTGCCTCTGCATGTGTGTGAAGCTAGGGACCCAAAGGGGCTCTATAAACTTGCTCGAGCTGGAAAGATTAAAG GTTTCACTGGTATTGACGATCCATATGAACCACCAAGTAGTTGTGAG ATTGTATTACAACAGCAGCAAGGAAATGGTTTTAAGTCTCCTTGCGAGATGGCAGAAATAGTGATATCATACTTGGAGGAAAAAGGATACCTTAGGGCCTAA
- the LOC107627794 gene encoding adenylyl-sulfate kinase, chloroplastic isoform X2, whose translation MNGKNPCQVSNVGNSTNILWHDCPIQKRDRQQLLQQRGCVIWLTGLSGSGKSTLACALSRSLHARGKLTYILDGDNVRHGLNRDLSFRAEDRSENIRRIGEVAKLFADAGLICITSLISPYQKDRDACRALVPEGDFIEVFIDVPLHVCEARDPKGLYKLARAGKIKGFTGIDDPYEPPSSCEIVLQQQQGNGFKSPCEMAEIVISYLEEKGYLRA comes from the exons ATGAATG GTAAAAATCCCTGCCAGGTGTCAAATGTCGGAAATTCAACAAACATTTTGTGGCATGACTGTCCAATTCAGAAACGTGATAGACAGCAGCTGCTGCAGCAAAGAGGTTGTGTTATTTGGTTAACAGGTCTCAGCGGCTCAG GAAAAAGCACTCTTGCATGTGCATTGAGTAGAAGCCTGCACGCTCGAGGCAAACTAACTTATATCCTTGATGGTGACAATGTTCGACATGGTCTAAACCGTGATCTTAGTTTTAGGGCAGAAGATCGTTCAGAAAATATACGAAGGATTG GTGAGGTAGCAAAACTATTTGCTGATGCTGGTCTTATTTGCATCACGAGTTTAATTTCGCCCTACCAAAAGGATAGAGATGCATGCAGAGCACTAGTTCCAGAAGGTGATTTTATTGAG GTTTTCATAGATGTGCCTCTGCATGTGTGTGAAGCTAGGGACCCAAAGGGGCTCTATAAACTTGCTCGAGCTGGAAAGATTAAAG GTTTCACTGGTATTGACGATCCATATGAACCACCAAGTAGTTGTGAG ATTGTATTACAACAGCAGCAAGGAAATGGTTTTAAGTCTCCTTGCGAGATGGCAGAAATAGTGATATCATACTTGGAGGAAAAAGGATACCTTAGGGCCTAA
- the LOC107648703 gene encoding serine/threonine-protein phosphatase 7 long form homolog yields MLTCNHPLPPDRYNERVEDHLRITGFYHASQIGIVQCQKALVNALIERWHPETHTFHLPIGECAVTLEDVAMILGLPTDGLPVTGMTMSSYEALEAECLLQFGVAPRMSDCRSSCIKLTWLRDLKENLQLIDDISIQRYVRCHIMLLIGTILFGDKSGAGVHWKFLPLLRDFGSIGQYSWGAACLAHLYRALCRASRFNCKEIDGPLTLLLCWAWIRMPYLSPLPREPRSFPLANRWRNWERGDRRFRYLKLAHFRKSFDELQEGQFVWVAYAVDRVDPNIIPPEIYMQSVVWSATVPLVSFECVEWHATDRFRRQFGLVQGLPSQERNLEKAHGETLKGPKNLNWATEASHSKWVMHWSNRYNYILSELPMPSHDLLDRYMHWYRSKYGNHLNMSNLVGQDNDEGDQDMEEGDQDLDEDNQDTDEGSQDMDADNEVEEPHSPHILPPTPIPEEQPQSSSHYVPQTQFPPSVPISQQYWGTSQFETGEGGSFSQLLGLMSADPGLPQYGQQPDFMAGRYSLDARYPGHTSSVASGGFVSVDSSRSNDGRGAFFSQNPNRVSMGLIEEDANTPERETDAYLVDDPDDEEDHDDDEIEEFDEDEESRNDGHARTPDETSKGYNLRIDPPRRSASRYTPSVFKKAAKKCKNLVKDVKWAMRK; encoded by the exons ATGTTGACATGTAACCATCCACTTCCTCCGGATCGGTACAACGAAAGGGTGGAGGATCATCTGCGAATTACCGGGTTCTATCATGCATCTCAGATTGGGATAGTGCAGTGTCAGAAAGCATTGGTAAATGCTCTAATTGAACGTTGGCACCCAGAGACACATACGTTCCACCTTCCCATTGGTGAATGTGCTGTGACACTTGAAGATGTAGCTATGATTCTTGGTCTTCCCACAGATGGTCTTCCGGTCACAGGGATGACAATGAGCAGTTATGAAGCGTTGGAGGCGGAGTGTTTGCTTCAATTTGGAGTTGCACCGCGTATGTCTGACTGTAGATCTAGTTGCATAAAACTTACCTGGCTGCgtgatttaaaagaaaatttacaGTTGATTGATGATATCAGTATACAGAGGTATGTGAGGTGCCATATTATGTTGTTGATCGGGACGATCTTGTTTGGGGATAAGTCTGGGGCAGGAGTGCATTGGAAATTTCTACCCTTGCTACGTGATTTTGGTAGTATTGGTCAGTATAGTTGGGGAGCGGCATGCCTGGCACATCTCTACAGGGCATTATGCCGTGCATCCCGTTTTAACTGCAAGGAAATAGATGGTCCACTAACACTTCTACTCTGTTGGGCTTGGATCAGGATGCCATACCTATCGCCGCTACCTAGGGAACCTCGAAGTTTTCCACTAGCAAACAG GTGGCGGAACTGGGAGCGTGGTGACCGACGATTTAGATACTTGAAGTTAGCTCACTTTAGGAAGTCATTTGATGAACTTCAGGAAGGGCAG TTTGTTTGGGTTGCTTATGCTGTGGATCGGGTGGATCCGAACATCATTCCTCCTGAAATCTACATGCAGTCGGTGGTTTGGAGTGCTACAGTTCCGTTGGTATCATTTGAATGTGTCGAGTGGCATGCTACCGATAGATTTAGGCGACAGTTTGGTTTGGTTCAGGGACTACCTAGTCAGGAGCGGAATCTAGAGAAGGCGCATGGAGAAACCCTGAAGGGGCCCAAGAATCTTAATTGGGCCACGGAAGCGAGTCATTCAAAATGGGTGATGCATTGGTCAAACAGGTATAACTACATTCTATCTGAGCTTCCGATGCCTTCACATGATCTACTAGATAGATACATGCATTGGTACCGATCAAAATATGGGAACCACTTGAACATGTCAAATCTTGTGGGTCAAGATAATGATGAAGGTGATCAGGATATGGAGGAAGGTGATCAGGATTTGGATGAGGATAATCAGGATACCGATGAGGGTAGTCAGGATATGGATGCTGACAATGAAGTAGAAGAGCCACATTCGCCGCATATATTACCTCCAACACCGATTCCAGAAGAACAACCTCAGTCCTCAAGCCATTATGTACCTCAGACACAGTTCCCCCCATCAGTTCCAATCAGTCAACAATATTGGGGTACCTCACAATTTGAAACAGGAGAAGGAGGTTCCTTTAGCCAGTTGCTTGGGTTGATGTCTGCAGATCCTGGACTACCACAATATGGCCAACAGCCTGACTTCATGGCTGGTAGGTATTCATTGGATGCTAGGTATCCGGGCCATACATCATCGGTTGCTTCTGGGGGGTTTGTGTCGGTTGACTCTAGTAGGAGTAATGACGGACGCGGAGCTTTTTTTAGTCAGAATCCTAACCGTGTATCCATGGGACTCATTGAAGAAGATGCTAACACACCCGAGAGGGAGACAGATGCGTATCTAGTAGATGACCCGGATGACGAGGAGGATCATGATGACGATGAAATAGAGGAGTTTGACGAGGATGAAGAATCTCGTAATGATG GTCATGCACGCACTCCGGATGAAACCTCCAAAGGTTACAATCTGAGGATTGATCCACCACGTCGCAGTGCTAGTCGCTACACTCCATCTGTCTTCAAAAAGGCGGCCAAGAAATGCAAGAATTTAGTCAAGGATGTGAAGTGGGCCATGAGAAAGTAG
- the LOC107627794 gene encoding adenylyl-sulfate kinase 3 isoform X1, translating into MSVVRSSPPPCSSAVLCNVDCEPSASQAAENLRFSKLCGINAARLHGSQKRLVLCGGRARWNSLKPIKAKDDDDAGSDYSRKCSVMSNENVKQIKAMEDSDSSWNENRASFSGKNPCQVSNVGNSTNILWHDCPIQKRDRQQLLQQRGCVIWLTGLSGSGKSTLACALSRSLHARGKLTYILDGDNVRHGLNRDLSFRAEDRSENIRRIGEVAKLFADAGLICITSLISPYQKDRDACRALVPEGDFIEVFIDVPLHVCEARDPKGLYKLARAGKIKGFTGIDDPYEPPSSCEIVLQQQQGNGFKSPCEMAEIVISYLEEKGYLRA; encoded by the exons ATGAGCGTCGTAAGATCATCGCCACCGCCGTGCAGCTCCGCCGTTCTCTGCAACGTCGATTGCGAACCGTCAGCATCGCAGGCGGCGGAGAACCTACGATTTTCGAAGCTCTGTGGAATTAATGCCGCTCGATTGCACGGTTCTCAGAAGAGATTGGTCCTATGCGGTGGCCGGGCGAGATGGAACTCGTTGAAACCGATTAAAGCGAAAGACGATGACGACGCCGGAAGCGACTATAGTCGCAAATGCTCAGTGATGTCCAATGAAAATGTGAAGCAAATTAAGGCAATGGAGGATTCTGACTCGTCATGGAATGAAAACAGAGCTTCTTTTTCAG GTAAAAATCCCTGCCAGGTGTCAAATGTCGGAAATTCAACAAACATTTTGTGGCATGACTGTCCAATTCAGAAACGTGATAGACAGCAGCTGCTGCAGCAAAGAGGTTGTGTTATTTGGTTAACAGGTCTCAGCGGCTCAG GAAAAAGCACTCTTGCATGTGCATTGAGTAGAAGCCTGCACGCTCGAGGCAAACTAACTTATATCCTTGATGGTGACAATGTTCGACATGGTCTAAACCGTGATCTTAGTTTTAGGGCAGAAGATCGTTCAGAAAATATACGAAGGATTG GTGAGGTAGCAAAACTATTTGCTGATGCTGGTCTTATTTGCATCACGAGTTTAATTTCGCCCTACCAAAAGGATAGAGATGCATGCAGAGCACTAGTTCCAGAAGGTGATTTTATTGAG GTTTTCATAGATGTGCCTCTGCATGTGTGTGAAGCTAGGGACCCAAAGGGGCTCTATAAACTTGCTCGAGCTGGAAAGATTAAAG GTTTCACTGGTATTGACGATCCATATGAACCACCAAGTAGTTGTGAG ATTGTATTACAACAGCAGCAAGGAAATGGTTTTAAGTCTCCTTGCGAGATGGCAGAAATAGTGATATCATACTTGGAGGAAAAAGGATACCTTAGGGCCTAA